From Saccharothrix espanaensis DSM 44229, the proteins below share one genomic window:
- a CDS encoding GNAT family N-acetyltransferase yields the protein MIIRRAVVGDVAAIVGLLADDELGAQRETPGDLGRYLEAFAVIDASPHETLVVAESDGVVVGTLQLTVLPGLSQRGMVRAQVEGVRVASGQRGGGLGEALLSWAVAEARDRGCAVVQLMSDARREDAHRFYARLGFVGSHQGFKLWLDGR from the coding sequence GTGATCATTCGTCGGGCCGTGGTCGGGGACGTGGCGGCGATCGTCGGGTTGTTGGCCGACGACGAGCTTGGGGCCCAGCGGGAGACGCCGGGGGACCTCGGGCGGTACCTGGAGGCGTTCGCGGTGATCGATGCGTCGCCGCACGAGACGCTCGTGGTCGCCGAGTCGGACGGCGTGGTGGTCGGCACGTTGCAGCTCACGGTGCTGCCCGGACTTTCCCAGCGCGGCATGGTGCGGGCGCAGGTGGAAGGGGTTCGGGTGGCCAGTGGGCAGCGGGGTGGTGGGTTGGGTGAAGCGTTGTTGTCGTGGGCGGTCGCGGAGGCTCGGGATCGTGGGTGTGCCGTGGTGCAGTTGATGTCCGACGCACGTCGGGAGGACGCCCACCGGTTCTACGCCCGGCTCGGGTTCGTCGGGTCGCACCAGGGGTTCAAGCTGTGGCTCGACGGCAGGTGA
- a CDS encoding MDR family MFS transporter: MANAVGKVAERGREPVEVGRGARNAIVAVIMLGMLLAALDQTIVATALPTIVSDLGGAGHLSWVVTSYLLAETIMTALIGKFGDLFGRKPAFLVSVALFMVGSFLCGWADSMTWLIVARAIQGLGAGGLMVTSMAVIADVVPLSERGKYQGLIGALFGVSTVVGPLLGGLFVDHLSWRWAFYVNLPLGVLVLVVGFLRLPGVRTTAKPRIDYLGILLIALAATGLTLVTSWGGVEYEWASPTILWMAAGSLVALALFVRVELRAAEPMLPMRLFRNPVFTVCCVLSFVVGFAMLGGVTFLPTYLQYVHGASATQSGLEMLPLVVGLLVASIVTGNVISKTGRYRVFPILGSLLMVAGLLLLSLLDVDTAFWEASAYMLVLGLGVGMCMPVPVVVVQSTSSYEDLGVATSGVSFIRTLGSSFGVAIFGSIYASNLPEKLAAALPPGVDPRAASNVQALHALPDQLKAPIVAAYAETLQGVFLWAAPVAAVAFVVALFLREVPLRDTARAAATGNNGVGESFAVPQSTVSSQELEKLVALIVSKERRDPTPEVLAGSGLPLTHAQAWLLVKVFRQSAHRGAATLDRLAAETKVPPGIFEPVARQLMTKGLLTESDDDYRFTPEGSATFARLVSSWRDWLHVKLVDWQCDDPEFTEAVDRVAADLVITSQSLTTRHPTPV, encoded by the coding sequence GTGGCGAACGCAGTCGGCAAGGTCGCGGAACGGGGCCGGGAACCGGTCGAGGTCGGGCGCGGTGCGCGCAACGCCATCGTCGCGGTGATCATGCTCGGGATGCTGCTGGCAGCCCTCGACCAGACCATCGTGGCCACCGCGCTGCCCACGATCGTCAGCGACCTCGGCGGGGCCGGGCACCTGTCGTGGGTGGTCACGTCGTACCTGCTGGCCGAGACCATCATGACCGCGCTGATCGGCAAGTTCGGCGACCTGTTCGGGCGCAAGCCCGCGTTCCTGGTCAGCGTCGCGCTGTTCATGGTCGGGTCGTTCCTGTGCGGGTGGGCCGACTCGATGACGTGGCTGATCGTCGCCCGCGCCATCCAGGGCCTGGGCGCCGGCGGCCTGATGGTCACGTCGATGGCGGTGATCGCCGACGTCGTGCCGCTGTCCGAGCGCGGGAAGTACCAGGGCCTGATCGGCGCGCTGTTCGGCGTGTCGACGGTCGTCGGACCGCTGCTGGGCGGGCTGTTCGTCGACCACCTGAGCTGGCGGTGGGCCTTCTACGTCAACCTGCCGCTGGGCGTGCTGGTCCTGGTGGTCGGGTTCCTCCGACTACCCGGGGTCAGAACGACCGCGAAACCCCGGATCGACTACCTGGGAATCCTGCTGATCGCGCTGGCCGCGACGGGGTTGACGCTGGTCACGAGCTGGGGCGGGGTCGAGTACGAGTGGGCGTCGCCGACCATCCTGTGGATGGCGGCCGGGTCGCTGGTCGCGCTCGCGCTGTTCGTCCGGGTGGAGCTGCGGGCGGCCGAGCCGATGCTGCCGATGCGGCTGTTCCGCAACCCGGTGTTCACGGTGTGCTGCGTGCTCAGCTTCGTGGTCGGGTTCGCCATGCTCGGCGGGGTGACGTTCCTGCCGACGTACCTCCAGTACGTGCACGGGGCGTCCGCGACCCAGTCGGGCCTGGAGATGCTGCCGCTGGTGGTGGGGCTGCTGGTGGCGTCGATCGTGACCGGCAACGTGATCAGCAAGACCGGTCGCTACCGCGTCTTCCCGATCCTGGGCAGCCTGCTGATGGTGGCCGGGTTGCTGCTGCTGTCGTTGCTGGACGTGGACACGGCGTTCTGGGAGGCGTCGGCGTACATGCTCGTGCTCGGCCTGGGCGTCGGCATGTGCATGCCGGTGCCGGTGGTGGTCGTGCAGAGCACCAGCAGCTACGAGGACCTGGGCGTGGCGACGTCCGGGGTGTCGTTCATCAGGACGTTGGGCAGCTCGTTCGGCGTGGCGATCTTCGGCTCCATCTACGCGAGCAACCTGCCCGAGAAGCTCGCCGCCGCCCTGCCTCCCGGCGTGGACCCGCGCGCGGCGTCGAACGTCCAAGCCCTGCACGCCCTGCCCGACCAGCTGAAAGCCCCGATCGTCGCCGCGTACGCCGAGACCCTCCAAGGCGTGTTCCTGTGGGCGGCCCCGGTCGCGGCGGTGGCGTTCGTCGTGGCGCTGTTCCTGCGCGAAGTCCCGCTGCGCGACACGGCCCGTGCGGCGGCGACGGGCAACAACGGGGTGGGCGAGAGCTTCGCGGTGCCCCAGTCGACGGTCTCCAGCCAGGAGCTGGAGAAGCTGGTGGCCCTGATCGTGAGCAAGGAGCGCCGCGACCCGACCCCCGAGGTACTGGCCGGATCCGGCCTCCCGCTGACCCACGCCCAGGCGTGGCTCCTGGTCAAGGTCTTCCGCCAGTCGGCCCACCGAGGTGCCGCGACCCTCGACCGCCTGGCCGCCGAGACCAAGGTCCCGCCAGGCATCTTCGAACCCGTGGCGCGCCAGCTGATGACCAAGGGCCTGCTCACCGAATCCGACGACGACTACCGCTTCACCCCCGAAGGCTCGGCCACCTTCGCCCGCCTGGTCTCGTCGTGGCGCGACTGGCTGCACGTGAAACTGGTCGACTGGCAGTGCGACGACCCGGAGTTCACCGAAGCCGTCGACCGGGTGGCCGCCGACCTGGTGATCACCAGCCAATCCCTCACCACCCGCCACCCCACCCCGGTCTGA
- a CDS encoding response regulator transcription factor: MSKVLLVEDDPVVQAALVHALTDLGHEVRAVGTAVAALREAGTEEPDLVILDLGLPDLDGVAALRMLRGISDVPVIIATARGGESSVVGSLNAGADDYIVKPFSAEHLAARINALLRRTSGAARPDRDLLVVGDLRVDLAQRQVLRDGRPVALSRREFDLLAYLAQRPNRVIARRELFQAVWGQPYLGDDKTIDVHVSWLRSKLGETAAKPRYLHTVRGVGFKLVAPG; encoded by the coding sequence ATGTCCAAGGTGCTGCTGGTCGAGGACGACCCGGTGGTCCAGGCGGCGCTGGTGCACGCGCTGACCGACCTCGGGCACGAGGTGCGCGCGGTCGGCACGGCGGTGGCCGCGCTGCGCGAGGCGGGCACCGAGGAACCCGACCTGGTCATCCTCGACCTGGGACTGCCCGACCTCGACGGGGTGGCCGCGCTGCGGATGCTGCGCGGCATCAGCGACGTCCCCGTCATCATCGCCACGGCCCGGGGCGGCGAGAGTTCCGTGGTGGGGTCGCTGAACGCGGGCGCGGACGACTACATCGTCAAGCCGTTCTCGGCGGAGCACCTGGCGGCCCGCATCAACGCCCTGCTGCGCCGCACGTCCGGCGCCGCCCGTCCGGACCGCGACCTGCTGGTGGTCGGCGACCTGCGGGTCGACCTGGCGCAGCGCCAGGTCCTGCGCGACGGCCGCCCGGTCGCGCTCAGCCGCCGCGAGTTCGACCTGCTGGCCTACCTGGCGCAGCGGCCGAACCGGGTGATCGCGCGCCGCGAGCTGTTCCAGGCGGTGTGGGGGCAGCCGTACCTGGGCGACGACAAGACCATCGACGTCCACGTGTCGTGGCTGCGCAGCAAGCTCGGGGAGACCGCCGCGAAACCCCGTTACCTGCACACGGTCCGCGGCGTCGGCTTCAAGCTGGTAGCCCCGGGATGA
- a CDS encoding TetR/AcrR family transcriptional regulator, which yields MGRRRTFDEDEVVRAAVGLFGGRAYDGVSIDDLVTHLGLHRNSLYKTFGSKRGLYLVALRRHLADDVRPLTEALAAATDAATALRLVTSADLGLLLLAAVERAPADEEVAAEVAAALAAVDQAIADALGIPTALAAALTAAALGVLVRGNPDGVGTALTQRLDPLD from the coding sequence ATGGGCCGGCGGAGAACGTTCGACGAGGACGAGGTGGTGCGCGCCGCCGTGGGGTTGTTCGGCGGCCGCGCGTACGACGGGGTGTCCATCGACGACCTGGTCACCCACCTCGGCCTGCACCGCAACAGCCTGTACAAGACGTTCGGCAGCAAGCGCGGCCTCTACCTGGTCGCGCTGCGCCGCCACCTCGCCGACGACGTCCGTCCGTTGACCGAGGCGCTGGCCGCGGCGACGGATGCCGCGACCGCGCTGCGGCTCGTCACGTCGGCCGATCTCGGCCTGCTGCTGCTCGCGGCGGTCGAACGGGCACCGGCCGACGAGGAGGTGGCCGCCGAGGTGGCCGCGGCGCTGGCCGCCGTCGACCAGGCGATCGCCGACGCGCTCGGCATCCCCACCGCCCTGGCCGCCGCCCTCACCGCCGCCGCGCTGGGCGTCCTCGTGCGCGGCAACCCCGACGGCGTCGGCACCGCGCTGACCCAACGTCTCGATCCCCTCGACTGA
- a CDS encoding DUF397 domain-containing protein, which translates to MTLKLGEWTKFSGGGDNCVEVLRTEDEVLVRNSNRPDEAPQRFTFGEWEFFTQGAKLGVFDLA; encoded by the coding sequence ATGACCTTGAAGTTGGGTGAGTGGACCAAGTTCAGCGGTGGCGGGGACAACTGCGTCGAGGTGTTGCGCACCGAGGACGAAGTGCTGGTGCGCAACTCGAACCGGCCCGACGAGGCGCCCCAGCGGTTCACGTTCGGCGAGTGGGAGTTCTTCACGCAGGGCGCGAAGCTCGGCGTGTTCGACCTCGCCTAG
- the glmS gene encoding glutamine--fructose-6-phosphate transaminase (isomerizing), with protein MCGIVGYVGARDATQLLLEGLHRLEYRGYDSAGIAVAGAGLHLVKTAGRVADLRRVVPDDVAGTVGIAHTRWATHGEPTDRNAHPHVAGRIAIVHNGVFENSERLRRQLTEDGVALASDTDSEVLAHLVARSTAATLEDAVREALGQVEGTYGVIVMDADRPGELVAARRGSPVVLGVGEHEMLVASDVTALVRFTQQVIYLDDDELATVTADGYRTSTMDARSTTKSPTSIDVPSAEYELGDHPDFMRKEMREQPDAVDRCLRGRLDRRFMSARLDGVGLTAQEYQRIRRVKLLGCGSAYYAGQVGAGLVEELARIPADAEPASEFRYRNPVVDPDTLYVAISQSGETLDTLAAVQELKRKGGHVIGVVNAVGSTIARECGSGIFLHAGPEVSVAATKSFTAMTVALALLALDLGRVRDLSITEGRRLVAGLSELPAQLTAILGQEDGIAEIAARYAKAEHMFFLGRVRGWPVAREGAQKLKEISYLHAEAYQASELKHGPLALINPGMPTVFVIPDDELLAKNTATVEEIKARGGPVIAVTDADLPAGLATDVIRIPKAHDALTPITLSVPLQLFAYHLAKALGRDIDRPRNLAKSVTVE; from the coding sequence ATGTGCGGGATCGTCGGGTACGTCGGCGCGCGGGACGCGACCCAGCTGTTGCTGGAGGGCCTGCACCGGCTGGAGTACCGGGGGTACGACTCGGCGGGCATCGCCGTCGCGGGTGCCGGGCTGCACCTGGTGAAGACCGCCGGGCGGGTCGCCGACCTGCGCCGGGTCGTCCCGGACGACGTGGCGGGCACGGTCGGGATCGCCCACACCAGGTGGGCCACGCACGGCGAGCCCACCGACCGCAACGCCCACCCGCACGTCGCGGGCCGGATCGCGATCGTCCACAACGGAGTGTTCGAGAACTCGGAGCGCCTGCGCCGCCAACTGACCGAGGACGGGGTCGCGCTGGCGTCCGACACCGACAGCGAGGTGCTCGCGCACCTGGTGGCGCGCAGCACCGCGGCGACGCTGGAGGACGCGGTCCGCGAGGCGCTCGGCCAGGTCGAGGGCACCTACGGCGTGATCGTGATGGACGCCGACCGCCCCGGCGAACTGGTCGCGGCACGTCGTGGCAGCCCGGTCGTGCTGGGTGTCGGCGAGCACGAGATGCTGGTCGCCTCGGACGTGACGGCGCTGGTGCGGTTCACCCAGCAGGTCATCTACCTGGACGACGACGAGCTGGCCACGGTCACCGCCGACGGCTACCGCACCAGCACCATGGACGCCCGGTCCACGACGAAGTCGCCGACGTCGATCGACGTGCCGTCGGCGGAGTACGAGCTGGGCGACCACCCGGACTTCATGCGCAAGGAGATGCGCGAGCAGCCCGACGCGGTGGACCGCTGCCTGCGCGGACGGCTGGACCGCCGGTTCATGAGCGCCCGGCTGGACGGCGTGGGCCTGACCGCGCAGGAGTACCAGCGGATCCGCCGGGTGAAGCTGCTCGGCTGCGGCTCGGCGTACTACGCGGGCCAGGTCGGCGCGGGCCTGGTCGAGGAGCTGGCGCGGATCCCGGCCGACGCCGAGCCCGCCTCCGAGTTCCGCTACCGCAACCCGGTGGTCGACCCGGACACCCTGTACGTGGCGATCAGCCAGTCCGGCGAGACGCTGGACACGCTGGCCGCCGTGCAGGAGCTCAAGCGCAAGGGCGGGCACGTCATCGGCGTGGTCAACGCCGTGGGCAGCACGATCGCCCGCGAGTGCGGCAGCGGGATCTTCCTGCACGCCGGCCCCGAGGTGTCGGTGGCGGCGACCAAGTCGTTCACCGCGATGACGGTCGCGCTGGCGCTGCTCGCGCTGGACCTGGGCCGGGTCCGGGACCTGTCGATCACCGAGGGCCGGCGGCTGGTCGCGGGCCTGTCGGAGCTGCCCGCGCAGCTCACCGCGATCCTCGGCCAGGAGGACGGCATCGCCGAGATCGCGGCCAGGTACGCCAAGGCCGAGCACATGTTCTTCCTGGGCCGGGTGCGCGGCTGGCCGGTGGCGCGGGAGGGCGCGCAGAAGCTGAAGGAGATCTCCTACCTGCACGCCGAGGCCTACCAGGCCTCCGAGCTCAAGCACGGGCCGTTGGCGCTGATCAACCCCGGGATGCCGACCGTGTTCGTGATCCCGGACGACGAGTTGCTGGCCAAGAACACGGCCACCGTCGAGGAGATCAAGGCGCGTGGCGGCCCGGTGATCGCGGTGACCGACGCGGACCTGCCGGCGGGCCTGGCGACGGACGTGATCCGCATCCCCAAGGCGCACGACGCGTTGACGCCGATCACCCTGTCGGTGCCGTTGCAGTTGTTCGCCTACCACCTGGCGAAGGCGCTGGGCCGTGACATCGACCGGCCGCGCAACCTCGCGAAGAGCGTCACCGTCGAGTAG
- a CDS encoding MgtC/SapB family protein, which yields MTTVDMLLRVGSGLGLGALIGFERQYRARMAGSRTNALVAVGATLFVLLSAHGFGDAPGSADPTRVAAQVVSGIGFLGAGVILRDGLSVRGLNTAATLWCSAAVGSLAGAGLHLVAAVGTVAVIVVNIALRQLGRAVDRRPESGEESPTNYTFMATTKDDAEAHVRALLVQSLTRTDFRLLSIASNNSSEGYVEVRAELAGDQRDDRQMESAVSRLSLEPAVTSVRWQAEAPATEEKGAD from the coding sequence GTGACCACCGTGGACATGCTGTTGCGGGTCGGCTCGGGGCTTGGTCTGGGCGCGCTGATCGGGTTCGAGCGCCAGTACCGGGCGCGGATGGCGGGCTCGCGGACCAACGCGCTGGTCGCGGTCGGTGCGACGCTGTTCGTGCTGCTCTCGGCGCACGGCTTCGGTGACGCGCCGGGCTCGGCGGACCCGACCCGGGTGGCCGCTCAGGTCGTGTCCGGCATCGGCTTCCTGGGCGCGGGCGTGATCCTGCGCGACGGGTTGAGCGTGCGGGGGTTGAACACGGCGGCGACGCTGTGGTGCTCGGCGGCGGTCGGCTCGTTGGCCGGGGCCGGGCTGCACCTGGTGGCGGCGGTCGGGACGGTCGCGGTGATCGTGGTCAACATCGCGTTGCGGCAGCTGGGGCGCGCGGTGGACCGGCGGCCGGAGAGCGGCGAGGAGTCGCCGACGAACTACACGTTCATGGCGACGACGAAGGACGACGCCGAGGCGCACGTCCGCGCGTTGCTGGTGCAGTCGTTGACCCGCACGGACTTCCGGCTGCTGTCGATCGCGTCGAACAACAGCTCCGAGGGGTACGTGGAGGTGCGCGCCGAACTGGCGGGCGACCAGCGCGACGACCGGCAGATGGAGTCGGCGGTGTCCCGGCTGAGCTTGGAACCGGCCGTGACCAGCGTCCGGTGGCAGGCCGAAGCACCTGCCACCGAGGAGAAGGGCGCCGATTGA
- a CDS encoding sensor histidine kinase has protein sequence MRGLLTRAFVRSAATAVVILFVGAGFLLVLAAGERAASDDRRDVVAVAAVLAVTTDPDAVRGAVSRTAAGSQGRLAVHLPDGTTVGVGTASADLATVSTVDGEWASVEISEPAPVVTAGLLAELAALLLLGLPATAVAVPVGRRSTTPVVEALRELADTATRIAQGDEHVRVHGPPELAALATAINAATDRAERLLAKEREMIADVSHRLRTPLTALRLDADAIGGGPVADRIRSAVTVLGHDVDRIIESLHPVASAAGGSCDVVEVVRARMGFWSAHAEDQGRPCEVDLPYEPTPVPLTGDEVGAVVDALLENVFHHTPARSAVSVAVVRHAGWITLAVEDGGPGIADPERALHRGSSGGGSTGLGLDIARAAAEATGGTIHVERGRLGGARIRLRFGESDSHHEPASPRAWRLWRGHA, from the coding sequence ATGAGAGGGCTGCTCACCCGCGCGTTCGTCCGGTCGGCGGCGACGGCGGTCGTGATCCTGTTCGTGGGGGCGGGTTTCCTGCTGGTGCTGGCGGCGGGGGAGCGGGCCGCGTCGGACGACCGCCGCGACGTCGTCGCGGTCGCCGCCGTGCTCGCCGTGACCACCGACCCGGACGCCGTGCGCGGCGCGGTGTCCCGGACCGCCGCCGGTTCCCAGGGCCGGTTGGCCGTCCACCTGCCGGACGGCACGACGGTCGGCGTCGGGACCGCGTCCGCCGACCTGGCAACGGTGTCCACTGTGGATGGTGAGTGGGCTTCGGTGGAGATCTCGGAGCCCGCACCGGTCGTCACGGCTGGGCTGCTCGCCGAGCTGGCAGCGTTGCTGCTGCTGGGTCTGCCGGCCACGGCGGTCGCGGTCCCGGTCGGTCGGCGCTCGACCACGCCGGTGGTCGAGGCGCTGCGCGAACTGGCCGACACCGCGACCCGGATCGCCCAGGGCGACGAGCACGTCCGGGTGCACGGACCGCCCGAGCTGGCCGCGCTGGCGACCGCGATCAACGCCGCCACCGACCGCGCCGAACGCCTGCTGGCCAAGGAGCGGGAGATGATCGCGGACGTCTCGCACCGCCTGCGCACGCCGTTGACCGCGCTGCGGCTGGACGCCGACGCCATCGGCGGCGGCCCGGTCGCCGACCGGATCCGCAGCGCCGTCACCGTGCTGGGGCACGACGTCGACCGGATCATCGAGTCGCTGCACCCGGTCGCGTCGGCCGCCGGCGGCAGTTGCGACGTGGTGGAGGTGGTGCGCGCCCGGATGGGCTTCTGGTCCGCGCACGCCGAGGACCAGGGCCGCCCGTGCGAGGTCGACCTGCCCTACGAGCCGACGCCCGTGCCGTTGACCGGCGACGAGGTGGGCGCGGTGGTCGACGCGTTGCTGGAGAACGTCTTCCACCACACGCCCGCGCGCTCGGCGGTGAGCGTCGCGGTGGTCCGGCACGCCGGCTGGATCACCCTCGCCGTGGAGGACGGCGGCCCCGGCATCGCCGACCCGGAACGCGCCCTGCACCGGGGTTCGTCCGGCGGCGGGTCGACCGGGCTCGGGCTGGACATCGCCCGTGCCGCCGCGGAGGCGACCGGCGGCACCATCCACGTGGAGCGCGGCCGGCTCGGCGGCGCGCGGATCAGGCTCCGCTTCGGCGAGTCGGACAGTCACCACGAGCCCGCCAGTCCGCGGGCGTGGCGGTTGTGGCGGGGCCACGCCTGA
- a CDS encoding VOC family protein, with amino-acid sequence MIRINVTSVYVDDQAKALAFYTEKLGFTKKTDVAAGEYRWLTVVSPAAPDGVELLLEPDAHPAAGVFKKALVEDGIPFTQFAVDDVHAEVERLKALGVEFTQEATDYGPAITAVLDDTCGNLIQIATIK; translated from the coding sequence GTGATCCGCATCAACGTCACCAGCGTGTACGTGGACGACCAGGCCAAGGCGCTGGCCTTCTACACCGAGAAGCTGGGCTTCACCAAGAAGACCGACGTGGCCGCCGGCGAGTACCGCTGGCTCACCGTGGTCTCCCCCGCCGCGCCCGACGGCGTCGAACTGCTGCTGGAACCGGACGCCCACCCGGCGGCGGGCGTGTTCAAGAAGGCGCTGGTGGAGGACGGCATCCCGTTCACCCAGTTCGCCGTGGACGACGTGCACGCCGAGGTCGAGCGGCTCAAGGCGCTGGGCGTCGAGTTCACCCAGGAGGCGACCGACTACGGGCCGGCGATCACCGCCGTGCTCGACGACACGTGCGGCAACCTGATCCAGATCGCCACCATCAAGTAG
- a CDS encoding ABC transporter ATP-binding protein: MAEVVLSGLGKVYVDGTRAVADLDLEIRDGEFLVLVGPSGCGKTTALRMIAGLESVSEGSIRIGELVVNEVPSRDRDVAMVFQSYALYPHLNVYDNIAFGLTLRKLPKKEIDRRVREVAEVLELHEHLQRKPRNLSGGQRQRVAMGRAIVRAPQAFLMDEPLSNLDAKLRVQMRAQIARIQRDLGVTTVYVTHDQTEAMTLGDRVAVMKRGVLQQVGPPQELYDRPVNLFVAGFIGSPGMNLVTARLDRDDDGHHWVTVGSDALLLPESVLRARPALEGYAGRDVVLGIRPEDMEDAALADAQEGSILHSVADLVEAMGSDVLVHFPVDAEPVVTDDTRALAEDDGTADLPRGSGVVLVGRFSPRTHIYEGQPVAAWVDTSRLHFFDPATGLSVWTDTSGELE; the protein is encoded by the coding sequence GTGGCGGAAGTCGTGCTGAGCGGTCTCGGCAAAGTGTACGTCGACGGCACGCGGGCCGTCGCCGACCTGGACCTGGAAATCCGGGACGGGGAGTTCCTGGTTCTGGTGGGGCCGTCCGGGTGCGGCAAGACCACCGCGTTGCGGATGATCGCAGGCCTGGAGAGCGTCAGCGAGGGCTCCATCCGGATCGGCGAACTCGTCGTCAACGAGGTGCCATCCCGGGACCGTGACGTGGCGATGGTGTTCCAGTCCTACGCGCTCTACCCGCACCTGAACGTTTACGACAACATCGCCTTCGGGCTCACCTTGCGGAAACTGCCGAAGAAGGAGATCGACCGGCGGGTGCGCGAGGTCGCCGAAGTGCTGGAATTGCACGAACACCTGCAACGGAAACCGCGCAACCTCTCCGGCGGCCAACGCCAGCGGGTGGCGATGGGGCGGGCGATCGTGCGCGCGCCGCAAGCGTTCCTGATGGACGAGCCACTGTCGAACCTCGATGCCAAGCTGCGGGTGCAGATGCGCGCGCAGATCGCCCGCATCCAGCGCGACCTGGGCGTCACCACCGTCTACGTGACCCACGACCAGACCGAGGCGATGACCCTCGGCGACCGCGTGGCCGTGATGAAACGCGGAGTGCTGCAACAGGTCGGGCCGCCCCAGGAGCTCTACGACCGGCCGGTCAACCTGTTCGTGGCCGGGTTCATCGGCTCGCCGGGCATGAACCTGGTGACCGCCCGGCTCGACCGCGACGACGACGGACACCACTGGGTCACCGTGGGCTCGGACGCGTTGCTGCTGCCCGAGTCCGTGCTGCGCGCCCGGCCCGCGTTGGAGGGGTACGCGGGCCGGGACGTGGTGCTCGGCATCCGCCCGGAGGACATGGAGGACGCGGCGCTGGCCGACGCGCAGGAGGGCTCGATCCTGCACTCGGTCGCCGACCTCGTGGAGGCGATGGGCTCGGACGTGCTGGTGCACTTCCCGGTCGACGCCGAGCCCGTGGTCACCGACGACACCAGGGCGCTGGCCGAGGACGACGGCACCGCCGACCTGCCCCGGGGCAGCGGCGTCGTGCTGGTCGGGCGCTTCTCCCCCCGGACGCACATCTACGAGGGCCAGCCGGTGGCCGCGTGGGTGGACACGTCCCGCTTGCACTTCTTCGACCCGGCGACCGGGTTGTCCGTGTGGACCGACACGTCAGGAGAGCTGGAATGA
- a CDS encoding DUF397 domain-containing protein, which produces MTLKLGEWTKFSGGGSNCVEVLRTVDEVLVRNSNRPDEVPQRFTFGEWEFFTQGAKLGVFDLA; this is translated from the coding sequence ATGACCTTGAAGTTGGGTGAGTGGACCAAGTTCAGCGGCGGTGGCTCCAACTGCGTCGAGGTGTTGCGCACCGTGGACGAAGTGCTGGTGCGCAACTCGAACCGGCCCGACGAGGTTCCCCAGCGGTTCACGTTCGGCGAGTGGGAGTTCTTCACGCAGGGCGCGAAGCTGGGCGTGTTCGACCTCGCCTAG
- a CDS encoding helix-turn-helix domain-containing protein, producing the protein MTSPHRSAARIQIGTTLRRLREDAKLPRDLACEALGCTITKIGNIENARSGVKHAELEKLLTLYGADEPTRDDLLALNSEAHRRRPKSKIGGQIAPWLRRILDVEAIAVEAIFSSPDLIPAVLQTPDYARALMANVGLAGEVLEKNLELRLGRRVLLTEREVPLRLWAVIAEPVLWAGIGGPQVMREQIAHLLAMTELDNVNLQVMPRGAGVHPLIGTTLTLFRLPGDLPSLISVDTPFGDHFADSPDQVERTSRWFDFTRAKALGLEESRELLARVMEDIR; encoded by the coding sequence ATGACCAGCCCCCACCGCAGTGCGGCCCGGATCCAGATCGGCACCACGCTGCGCCGGCTCCGGGAAGACGCCAAGCTGCCGCGCGACCTGGCCTGCGAGGCGCTCGGCTGCACCATCACCAAGATCGGCAACATCGAGAACGCGCGCTCCGGCGTCAAGCACGCCGAGCTGGAGAAGCTGCTCACCCTCTACGGCGCGGACGAGCCCACCCGCGACGACCTGCTGGCGCTCAACTCCGAGGCGCACCGCCGCCGGCCCAAGAGCAAGATCGGCGGCCAGATCGCGCCGTGGCTGCGCCGCATCCTCGACGTCGAGGCCATCGCGGTCGAGGCGATCTTCTCCTCACCCGACCTGATCCCGGCCGTGCTCCAGACCCCGGACTACGCCCGCGCGCTGATGGCCAACGTCGGGCTGGCGGGCGAGGTGCTGGAGAAGAACCTCGAACTCCGGCTCGGCCGCCGGGTCCTGCTGACCGAGCGCGAGGTCCCGCTGCGGCTGTGGGCGGTGATCGCCGAACCCGTCCTGTGGGCCGGCATCGGCGGCCCGCAGGTGATGCGCGAGCAGATCGCGCACCTGCTGGCGATGACCGAACTCGACAACGTCAACCTCCAGGTGATGCCCCGGGGAGCGGGGGTCCACCCGTTGATCGGCACTACACTCACGTTGTTCCGGCTGCCGGGGGACCTGCCGTCGCTGATCAGCGTCGACACGCCCTTCGGCGATCACTTCGCCGACAGTCCCGACCAGGTGGAGCGGACCAGCCGTTGGTTCGACTTCACCAGGGCGAAAGCGCTGGGATTGGAGGAGAGCCGCGAGCTCCTGGCCCGCGTCATGGAGGACATCAGATGA